The following are from one region of the Megachile rotundata isolate GNS110a chromosome 15, iyMegRotu1, whole genome shotgun sequence genome:
- the LOC100879574 gene encoding equilibrative nucleoside transporter 1 isoform X1, with translation MAGSYTKKEFGVGPEEQTLLKDSNGTRIVPAKDCISTSYDTFKIHVQTGTEPVRLSPGWEGTGRPDDELNFKGVTMDQADLELNPAKDRLNIVFCIMVLHGIGMLMPWNMFITAKHYFVNYKLSKEYTGMKTDYATNFLPYLEFAAQTPNLLFNWLNVFIQLGGNLTTRIVWGIFIQVLIFVCTVILAMTNSSGWPGVFFWITILSVIILNIANGIYQNSVFGMVAKLPGRYTGAVILGTNISGTFTAIINFLAQYMAPNTRTAAIYYFITALFVLLACFDTYFALPINRFYRYSELLYQKGVNKRQLENNARGNTDRPPYWKIFKQCFPQCFNTFFVFFVTLSLFPAVQSDIRRSDPNFIVPLDYYVNVMCFLTFNITALIGSSLAPLIQWPSEKYLMIPVVLRVLYIPLFLLCNYQPSSDIERVLPVYINNDWVYFVIAVTMGLSSGYFSSLSMMYGPRMVDSQYTATAGMFGAASLITGICAGILFSMIMPSLVQNLSFGLA, from the exons ATGGCGGGCAGTTACACAAAGAAGGAATTTGGTGTGGGTCCCGAGGAACAGACTTTACTAAAAGATTCAAATGGAACACGCATTGTTCCCGCAAAAG ATTGCATTAGTACTTCTTATGATACTTTTAAAATTCACGTTCAAACCG GTACTGAACCTGTACGTCTTTCCCCTGGTTGGGAAGGAACAGGTAGACCTGATGATGAATTGAATTTTAAAGGAGTTACAATGGATCAAGCGGATCTTGAATTAAATCCGGCTAAAGATAG ATTAAACATAGTATTCTGTATAATGGTACTTCATGGAATTGGTATGTTGATGCCATGGAATATGTTCATAACTGCAAAACAT tattttgttaattataaattatcaaaggAATATACAGGGATGAAAACAGATTATGCTACAAATTTTCTCCCATACTTAGAATTTGCAGCACAAACACCAAATTTACTCTTCAATTGGTTAAATGTATTTATACAACTTGG TGGCAACTTGACAACACGTATAGTATGGGGTATCTTCATACaggttttaatatttgtatgtaCAGTTATTTTGGCAATGACTAATAGTTCTGGTTGGCCGGGTGTTTTTTTCTGGATCACCATATTGTCTGTTATTATATTAAACA TTGCTAATGGAATTTACCAAAATTCTGTGTTTGGTATGGTCGCAAAGTTACCTGGAAGGTACACAGGAGCTGTTATCTTAGGCACG AATATAAGCGGAACATTTACAgccataattaattttcttgctCAATATATGGCACCAAATACTCGGACTGCAGcgatatattatttcataacaGCTCTGTTTGTTCTTCTTGCATGTTTTGACACTTATTTCGCTCTACCGATAAAT AGATTTTATCGGTACAGTGAATTGTTATATCAGAAGGGAGTAAATAAGAGACAATTGGAAAATAATGCAAGAGGCAACACTGACAGGCCACCGTattggaaaatatttaaacaatgttTTCCCCAGTGTTTTAacacattttttgtatttttcgtgACCCTTTCTTTGTTTCCTGCTGTTCAATCTGATATACGGCGCTCGGATCCCAACTTCATAGTTCCACTAGATTATTACGTTAATGTTATGTGTTTCCTCACATTTAATATTACTGCTCTAATTGGCAGTTCTTTAGCACCGTTAATTCAGTGG CCTAGTGAAAAGTACTTGATGATCCCAGTTGTTTTACGCGTTTTGTACAtaccattatttttattatgtaattatCAACCAAGTTCTGATATTGAAAGAGTGTTACCAGTGTACATTAATAATGACTGGGTTTACTTCGTGATAGCTGTTACTATGGGTCTAAGCAGCGGTTATTTTTCATCGTTATCTATGATGTATGGTCCTAG aatGGTTGATTCTCAATACACAGCAACAGCTGGTATGTTTGGAGCAGCATCATTGATTACAGGAATTTGTGCTGGAATATTGTTTTCTATGATTATGCCCAGCTTGGTACAAAATTTATCGTTTGGATTAGCTTAA
- the LOC100879574 gene encoding equilibrative nucleoside transporter 1 isoform X3: MKCTEPVRLSPGWEGTGRPDDELNFKGVTMDQADLELNPAKDRLNIVFCIMVLHGIGMLMPWNMFITAKHYFVNYKLSKEYTGMKTDYATNFLPYLEFAAQTPNLLFNWLNVFIQLGGNLTTRIVWGIFIQVLIFVCTVILAMTNSSGWPGVFFWITILSVIILNIANGIYQNSVFGMVAKLPGRYTGAVILGTNISGTFTAIINFLAQYMAPNTRTAAIYYFITALFVLLACFDTYFALPINRFYRYSELLYQKGVNKRQLENNARGNTDRPPYWKIFKQCFPQCFNTFFVFFVTLSLFPAVQSDIRRSDPNFIVPLDYYVNVMCFLTFNITALIGSSLAPLIQWPSEKYLMIPVVLRVLYIPLFLLCNYQPSSDIERVLPVYINNDWVYFVIAVTMGLSSGYFSSLSMMYGPRMVDSQYTATAGMFGAASLITGICAGILFSMIMPSLVQNLSFGLA; this comes from the exons ATGAAAT GTACTGAACCTGTACGTCTTTCCCCTGGTTGGGAAGGAACAGGTAGACCTGATGATGAATTGAATTTTAAAGGAGTTACAATGGATCAAGCGGATCTTGAATTAAATCCGGCTAAAGATAG ATTAAACATAGTATTCTGTATAATGGTACTTCATGGAATTGGTATGTTGATGCCATGGAATATGTTCATAACTGCAAAACAT tattttgttaattataaattatcaaaggAATATACAGGGATGAAAACAGATTATGCTACAAATTTTCTCCCATACTTAGAATTTGCAGCACAAACACCAAATTTACTCTTCAATTGGTTAAATGTATTTATACAACTTGG TGGCAACTTGACAACACGTATAGTATGGGGTATCTTCATACaggttttaatatttgtatgtaCAGTTATTTTGGCAATGACTAATAGTTCTGGTTGGCCGGGTGTTTTTTTCTGGATCACCATATTGTCTGTTATTATATTAAACA TTGCTAATGGAATTTACCAAAATTCTGTGTTTGGTATGGTCGCAAAGTTACCTGGAAGGTACACAGGAGCTGTTATCTTAGGCACG AATATAAGCGGAACATTTACAgccataattaattttcttgctCAATATATGGCACCAAATACTCGGACTGCAGcgatatattatttcataacaGCTCTGTTTGTTCTTCTTGCATGTTTTGACACTTATTTCGCTCTACCGATAAAT AGATTTTATCGGTACAGTGAATTGTTATATCAGAAGGGAGTAAATAAGAGACAATTGGAAAATAATGCAAGAGGCAACACTGACAGGCCACCGTattggaaaatatttaaacaatgttTTCCCCAGTGTTTTAacacattttttgtatttttcgtgACCCTTTCTTTGTTTCCTGCTGTTCAATCTGATATACGGCGCTCGGATCCCAACTTCATAGTTCCACTAGATTATTACGTTAATGTTATGTGTTTCCTCACATTTAATATTACTGCTCTAATTGGCAGTTCTTTAGCACCGTTAATTCAGTGG CCTAGTGAAAAGTACTTGATGATCCCAGTTGTTTTACGCGTTTTGTACAtaccattatttttattatgtaattatCAACCAAGTTCTGATATTGAAAGAGTGTTACCAGTGTACATTAATAATGACTGGGTTTACTTCGTGATAGCTGTTACTATGGGTCTAAGCAGCGGTTATTTTTCATCGTTATCTATGATGTATGGTCCTAG aatGGTTGATTCTCAATACACAGCAACAGCTGGTATGTTTGGAGCAGCATCATTGATTACAGGAATTTGTGCTGGAATATTGTTTTCTATGATTATGCCCAGCTTGGTACAAAATTTATCGTTTGGATTAGCTTAA
- the CtBP gene encoding C-terminal binding protein isoform X4, translated as MDKRKMMSKRPRMENLRGPIANGPIQSRPLVALLDGRDCSIEMPILKDIATVAFCDAQSTSEIHEKVLNEAVGALMWHTIILTKEDLEKFKTLRIIVRIGSGVDNIDVKAAGELGIAVCNVPGYGVEEVADTTLCLILNLYRRTYWLANMVREGKKFTGPEQVREAATGCARIRGDTLGIVGLGRIGSAVALRAKAFGFTVIFYDPYLPDGIEKSLGLNRVYTLQDLLFQSDCVSLHCTLNEHNHHLINEFTIKQMRPGAFLVNTARGGLVDDDALAAALKQGRIRAAALDVHENEPYNVFQGQSSQCPLKDAPNLLCTPHAAFYSDASCTELREMAASEIRRAIVGRIPDCLRNCVNKEYFLSSTGNRFSSRC; from the exons ATGGACAAACGGAAGATGATGTCCAAACGCCCTCGAATGGAGAACCTGAGGGGTCCTATTGCAAATGGACCCATTCAGTCAAGACCGTTAGTGGCTTTGTTAGATGGCCGAGACTGCTCTATCGAAATGCCTATTCTTAAAGATATCGCAACAGTAGCCTTCTGTGATGCACAGTCTACATCGGAAATTCATGAAAAG GTACTAAATGAAGCAGTAGGAGCGTTAATGTGGCACACTATAATTTTGACGAAAGAAGatcttgaaaaattcaaaacattACGAATCATTGTAAGAATTGGATCGGGAGTGGATAATATAGATGTCAAAGCAGCAGGAGAACTTGGCATCGCTGTGTGCAATGTGCCTGGCTATGGCGTTGAAGAAGTAGCTGACACTACTCTTTGCCTCATTCTAAATTTATATCGACGTACGTATTGGTTGGCAAATATGGTACGTGAAGGAAAAAAATTCACAGGCCCAGAACAG GTCAGGGAAGCTGCGACAGGATGCGCAAGGATACGGGGTGACACACTTGGCATTGTTGGATTAGGTAGGATTGGTTCTGCGGTTGCACTGCGAGCCAAAGCTTTTGGCTTCACTGTCATCTTCTATGATCCCTATCTACCAGATGGAATTGAGAAGTCTCTAGGTCTTAACAGGGTCTACACACTACAG GATTTACTATTCCAGTCAGACTGTGTATCCTTGCATTGTACATTGAACGAGCACAATCATCACCTAATTAATGAATTCACCATCAAACAG ATGCGACCTGGCGCCTTTTTAGTCAATACAGCAAGAGGTGGATTGGTAGATGATGACGCATTAGCCGCAGCGTTGAAACAAGGCAGAATTCGTGCAGCAGCACTTGATGTGCATGAGAACGAGCCGTACAACGTCTTTCAGGGTCAGTCCTCGCAGT GTCCTTTAAAAGACGCACCCAATCTGTTATGTACACCACACGCAGCATTCTACAGCGACGCGAGCTGCACCGAGCTTCGCGAGATGGCAGCCAGTGAAATACGAAGAGCTATCGTTGGTCGTATACCCGACTGCTTACGAAACTGTGTGAACAAGGAATACTTCCTTTCCTCGACCGG AAACAGATTTTCAAGCAGATGTTAA
- the Kaz gene encoding E3 ubiquitin-protein transferase Katazuke — translation MTTIHNCKEYQLRNNKHNFPQIFKYTFMRSLSITNMSDVKSLEYPTLKVPYELLNKKFRLAQKVIDREASYVQAAANELMKDNKTSVPAGEMSILLGGVVEKLQNLKRKAQESIAEELQAGMVCKRRLEHLKEHANTAPSVVNQWRRQRLDRMLIEYFLRKGYYKTATKLADSSELRDLTNIDVFMVSREVETSLANHETARCVGWCYDNRSKLRKLGSTMEFNLRVQEFVELVRQDRRLDAVKHARRCFTNYDDYQLQEIQCCMGQLAFPANTSLSPYKDLLDEKRWDRLIEQFRHENYRLFQLASQSVFTVALQAGLSALKTPQCYSANKEGRNPNCPVCNEALNELAVPLPFAHCSQSRLVCSISGKPLNEYNQPMMMPNGYVYGEQALEKMAQENNGTVVCPKTKEVFPYKKIEKVYVM, via the exons ATGACTACGATACATAATTGCAAAGAATATCAGCTACGAAACAATAAACACAattttcctcaaatttttaaatatacttttatgCGTAGTTTGAGCATAACCAATATGTCAGACGTTAAAAGTCTTGAATACCCCACGTTAAAA gttCCTTATGAACTTTTGAATAAGAAGTTTCGTTTAGCTCAAAAAGTCATAGATCGAGAAGCTTCATATGTTCAAGCAGCAGCAAATGAATTAATGAAAGATAATAAAACTTCTGTCCCTGCTggagaaatgagtatattaTTGGGAGGAGTTGTagagaaacttcaaaatttaaaaagaaaggcACAAGAATCTATTGCAGAAGAATTGCAAGCAGGAATGGTTTGCAAAAGACGGTTAGAACATTTAAAAGAACATGCTAATACTGCTCCAAGTGTTGTAAATCAGTGGCGGCGACAGAGACTTGATAGAATGTTAATAGAATATTTCCTTCGTAAGGGCTATTATAAAACTGCAACTAAATTAGCTGACAGCAGTGAACTTAGAGATTTAACAAATATAG atgtTTTTATGGTATCCAGAGAAGTTGAAACATCTTTAGCAAATCATGAAACTGCAAGATGTGTTGGATGGTGCTATGACAATCGATCTAAGTTAAGAAAATTAGGAAGTACTATGGAATTTAATTTACGTGTACAAGAGTTTGTAGAGTTAGTAAGACAAGATAGGAGGCTAGATGCTGTTAAGCATGCCAGAAGGTGTTTTACAAATTATGATGATTACCAGTTACAAGAAATTCAGTGCTGTATGGGACAGTTAGCATTTCCAGCCAATACATCTCTCAGTCCATATAAGGATTTATTAGATGAAAAGAG GTGGGATAGATTAATCGAACAATTTAGACATGAAAATTATAGACTTTTCCAGTTGGCAAGTCAAAGTGTTTTTACAGTAGCACTACAAGCAGGTTTATCTGCATTAAAAACACCTCAGTGTTATAGTGCAAACAAAGAAGGCAGAAATCCAAACTGTCCAGTGTGTAATGAAGCTCTTAATGAATTGGCAGTTCCATTGCCTTTTGCTCATTGTTCACAGTCTAGACTTGTTTGCAGTATTAGTGGTAAACCATTAAATGAGTATAATCAACCAATGATGATGCCAAATGGATATGTATATGGAGAACAA GCACTAGAAAAAATGGCTCAGGAAAACAATGGTACTGTAGTTTGTCCAAAAACCAAAGAAGTATTTCcatataaaaaaatagaaaaagtgtATGTTATGTAA
- the LOC100879574 gene encoding equilibrative nucleoside transporter 1 isoform X2 encodes MAGSYTKKEFGVGPEEQTLLKDSNGTRIVPAKGTEPVRLSPGWEGTGRPDDELNFKGVTMDQADLELNPAKDRLNIVFCIMVLHGIGMLMPWNMFITAKHYFVNYKLSKEYTGMKTDYATNFLPYLEFAAQTPNLLFNWLNVFIQLGGNLTTRIVWGIFIQVLIFVCTVILAMTNSSGWPGVFFWITILSVIILNIANGIYQNSVFGMVAKLPGRYTGAVILGTNISGTFTAIINFLAQYMAPNTRTAAIYYFITALFVLLACFDTYFALPINRFYRYSELLYQKGVNKRQLENNARGNTDRPPYWKIFKQCFPQCFNTFFVFFVTLSLFPAVQSDIRRSDPNFIVPLDYYVNVMCFLTFNITALIGSSLAPLIQWPSEKYLMIPVVLRVLYIPLFLLCNYQPSSDIERVLPVYINNDWVYFVIAVTMGLSSGYFSSLSMMYGPRMVDSQYTATAGMFGAASLITGICAGILFSMIMPSLVQNLSFGLA; translated from the exons ATGGCGGGCAGTTACACAAAGAAGGAATTTGGTGTGGGTCCCGAGGAACAGACTTTACTAAAAGATTCAAATGGAACACGCATTGTTCCCGCAAAAG GTACTGAACCTGTACGTCTTTCCCCTGGTTGGGAAGGAACAGGTAGACCTGATGATGAATTGAATTTTAAAGGAGTTACAATGGATCAAGCGGATCTTGAATTAAATCCGGCTAAAGATAG ATTAAACATAGTATTCTGTATAATGGTACTTCATGGAATTGGTATGTTGATGCCATGGAATATGTTCATAACTGCAAAACAT tattttgttaattataaattatcaaaggAATATACAGGGATGAAAACAGATTATGCTACAAATTTTCTCCCATACTTAGAATTTGCAGCACAAACACCAAATTTACTCTTCAATTGGTTAAATGTATTTATACAACTTGG TGGCAACTTGACAACACGTATAGTATGGGGTATCTTCATACaggttttaatatttgtatgtaCAGTTATTTTGGCAATGACTAATAGTTCTGGTTGGCCGGGTGTTTTTTTCTGGATCACCATATTGTCTGTTATTATATTAAACA TTGCTAATGGAATTTACCAAAATTCTGTGTTTGGTATGGTCGCAAAGTTACCTGGAAGGTACACAGGAGCTGTTATCTTAGGCACG AATATAAGCGGAACATTTACAgccataattaattttcttgctCAATATATGGCACCAAATACTCGGACTGCAGcgatatattatttcataacaGCTCTGTTTGTTCTTCTTGCATGTTTTGACACTTATTTCGCTCTACCGATAAAT AGATTTTATCGGTACAGTGAATTGTTATATCAGAAGGGAGTAAATAAGAGACAATTGGAAAATAATGCAAGAGGCAACACTGACAGGCCACCGTattggaaaatatttaaacaatgttTTCCCCAGTGTTTTAacacattttttgtatttttcgtgACCCTTTCTTTGTTTCCTGCTGTTCAATCTGATATACGGCGCTCGGATCCCAACTTCATAGTTCCACTAGATTATTACGTTAATGTTATGTGTTTCCTCACATTTAATATTACTGCTCTAATTGGCAGTTCTTTAGCACCGTTAATTCAGTGG CCTAGTGAAAAGTACTTGATGATCCCAGTTGTTTTACGCGTTTTGTACAtaccattatttttattatgtaattatCAACCAAGTTCTGATATTGAAAGAGTGTTACCAGTGTACATTAATAATGACTGGGTTTACTTCGTGATAGCTGTTACTATGGGTCTAAGCAGCGGTTATTTTTCATCGTTATCTATGATGTATGGTCCTAG aatGGTTGATTCTCAATACACAGCAACAGCTGGTATGTTTGGAGCAGCATCATTGATTACAGGAATTTGTGCTGGAATATTGTTTTCTATGATTATGCCCAGCTTGGTACAAAATTTATCGTTTGGATTAGCTTAA